One Clostridia bacterium genomic region harbors:
- a CDS encoding pyridoxamine 5'-phosphate oxidase family protein, which yields MFKEMRRQDRKIDNSEAIRVLEAGQYGILSTTGSDGYAYGIPISYTYSNDSIYFHCAVEGQKLENIKHSNKVSFCVVGETTPLPQSFSVNYESVIIFGKAVEIFESEKQAALEAIVAKYSAAFTKEGLEYIKKSSGDTRLFKIEIENITGKARR from the coding sequence ATGTTTAAAGAAATGAGAAGACAGGATAGAAAGATAGATAATTCAGAAGCGATACGTGTACTAGAGGCCGGTCAATACGGCATACTCTCTACCACAGGCAGTGATGGCTATGCATACGGTATACCCATTAGTTATACATATAGTAATGACAGCATATACTTCCACTGTGCCGTGGAAGGGCAAAAGCTGGAGAATATAAAGCACAGCAACAAGGTATCCTTCTGCGTAGTAGGAGAGACAACTCCTCTACCCCAAAGCTTCAGTGTGAATTACGAAAGCGTAATAATATTCGGCAAGGCCGTTGAGATATTTGAAAGCGAAAAGCAGGCAGCTCTGGAAGCTATAGTTGCAAAGTACTCTGCAGCTTTCACAAAAGAGGGCTTGGAGTATATAAAGAAGTCTTCCGGTGATACCAGGTTGTTTAAAATAGAAATAGAAAATATTACCGGTAAAGCACGAAGGTAG